From Pseudomonas sp. LS1212, the proteins below share one genomic window:
- a CDS encoding LysR family transcriptional regulator — MNLSKVDLNLFIVFDAIYTEANLTRAGQIVGITQPAVSNALARLRETFNDPLFVRTAQGMVPTPMAQNIIGPVRNALSLLRVSVQESRIFNPLQANKTFRISMTDLTEAVILPPLFQRLRRQAPAVVIESFLCKRRETTKELAAGRLDFAVDAPLNTDPQVRHVKLMQDQYVCAMRKGHPLYKDKLSLDEYLSMTHIHISSRRNGLGYVDLALGKMGLQRKVALRSQHYLMASQVLQQTDMVMTVPERFARRHELNFVSLPVKDVPPVETHLYWHESTDQDPANRWMREQMIDLCQWVTAQDERVVKA; from the coding sequence ATGAATCTGAGCAAGGTCGACCTGAACCTCTTCATCGTCTTCGATGCCATCTACACTGAAGCCAACCTGACCCGGGCCGGACAGATCGTCGGCATTACCCAGCCGGCGGTGTCCAACGCCCTGGCGCGCCTGCGCGAAACCTTCAATGACCCGCTGTTCGTACGCACCGCCCAGGGCATGGTGCCCACGCCCATGGCCCAGAACATCATCGGCCCGGTGCGCAATGCGCTGTCGTTGCTGCGGGTGTCGGTTCAGGAAAGTCGCATTTTCAACCCGCTGCAAGCGAACAAGACCTTCCGCATCAGCATGACCGACCTGACCGAGGCGGTGATCCTGCCGCCGCTGTTCCAGCGCCTGCGCCGCCAGGCCCCGGCCGTGGTCATCGAAAGCTTCCTGTGCAAGCGCCGGGAGACCACCAAGGAACTGGCGGCCGGGCGCCTGGATTTCGCCGTCGATGCCCCGCTCAACACCGACCCGCAGGTGCGCCACGTCAAGCTCATGCAGGACCAATACGTCTGCGCCATGCGCAAGGGCCACCCGCTGTACAAGGACAAGCTCAGCCTGGACGAGTACCTGAGCATGACCCACATCCACATCTCCAGCCGCCGCAACGGCCTCGGTTATGTGGACCTGGCCCTGGGCAAGATGGGCCTGCAGCGCAAGGTCGCCCTGCGTTCGCAGCATTACCTGATGGCCTCGCAAGTGCTGCAGCAGACGGACATGGTCATGACCGTGCCGGAGCGTTTTGCACGTCGGCATGAGCTGAATTTCGTGAGTTTGCCGGTCAAGGATGTGCCGCCGGTGGAGACGCATCTGTACTGGCATGAGAGTACGGACCAGGACCCGGCGAACCGGTGGATGAGGGAGCAGATGATTGATTTGTGTCAGTGGGTGACGGCGCAGGATGAGCGGGTGGTGAAGGCGTAA